A genomic stretch from Antarcticibacterium flavum includes:
- a CDS encoding ABC1 kinase family protein: MKTIDKIPTGKLGRTGKMVQTGVKVGGNYLKYYSKKAFDKDFSRDELDESNASDIYDGLKSLKGSALKVAQMLSMEKSLLPGAYVEKFSLAQFSVPPLSAPLVRKTFKKYNGKYPEDLFDTFATHSVNAASIGQVHRATKDGKKLAVKIQYPGVADSISSDLAMVKPIALRMFNLRGKDSERYFREVEDKLLEETNYILEVKQSKEISSACSHIPNLRFPQYYEELSSERIITMDWMEGKHLSEFAKENKDQEKANRIGQALWDFYMYQMHELKAVHADPHPGNFLVDKDDNLVAIDFGCVKEVPEDFYTPYFELAVPENINDPKFFNKKLLQLEILREDDKESEIKFFSQLFYEMLNLFTRPFHQEEFDFADESFWQGITALSEKYSKDTELRKMNGNRGSKHFLYINRTFFGLYNLLHDLKAKVKVNNYKNS, translated from the coding sequence ATGAAAACAATAGATAAAATACCCACAGGAAAGCTTGGAAGAACCGGGAAGATGGTTCAAACGGGGGTGAAAGTTGGCGGGAATTATTTAAAATATTACAGTAAAAAAGCATTTGATAAGGATTTTAGCCGGGATGAACTGGATGAGAGCAATGCGAGTGACATTTATGACGGATTAAAGAGCCTAAAAGGCAGTGCTCTTAAAGTTGCGCAAATGCTTTCTATGGAAAAAAGCTTATTACCCGGAGCCTATGTGGAGAAATTTTCACTGGCGCAGTTTAGTGTGCCGCCATTATCTGCTCCGCTTGTAAGAAAGACTTTTAAAAAATATAACGGGAAATATCCCGAAGATCTATTTGATACGTTTGCAACCCACTCGGTCAACGCGGCCAGTATCGGCCAGGTACACCGCGCTACAAAAGATGGGAAAAAACTTGCTGTGAAAATCCAATATCCGGGGGTTGCAGATAGTATCAGTTCAGACCTTGCAATGGTTAAACCAATTGCGCTTAGAATGTTTAATCTTAGGGGGAAGGATTCAGAGAGATATTTCAGGGAAGTGGAGGATAAACTATTGGAGGAGACAAATTATATCCTGGAAGTAAAACAGAGTAAGGAGATCTCTTCAGCCTGCTCCCACATTCCTAATTTAAGGTTTCCACAATATTACGAGGAACTGTCCAGCGAACGCATAATTACCATGGACTGGATGGAAGGAAAACACTTAAGTGAATTTGCAAAAGAAAATAAGGACCAGGAGAAAGCAAATAGAATAGGACAGGCACTATGGGATTTTTATATGTACCAAATGCATGAACTAAAAGCAGTACACGCCGATCCTCATCCCGGAAATTTCCTGGTAGATAAGGATGATAATTTGGTGGCTATTGATTTTGGTTGTGTAAAAGAGGTTCCTGAAGATTTTTACACCCCATATTTCGAACTCGCAGTGCCGGAGAATATAAATGACCCTAAATTCTTTAATAAAAAATTACTCCAGCTTGAGATCCTTAGGGAGGATGACAAGGAAAGTGAAATAAAGTTCTTTTCTCAGCTTTTCTATGAAATGTTGAATTTATTTACACGACCATTTCATCAAGAGGAATTTGATTTTGCCGATGAGTCCTTCTGGCAGGGCATTACTGCCCTTAGTGAGAAATATAGTAAGGATACAGAACTAAGGAAGATGAATGGTAATCGCGGGAGTAAACATTTTCTATATATCAACAGGACATTTTTTGGCCTTTATAATCTTTTACATGACCTCAAGGCAAAGGTGAAGGTCAACAACTATAAAAATTCATAA
- the htpG gene encoding molecular chaperone HtpG, with the protein MATGNINVSVENIFPLIKKFLYSDHEIFLRELISNATDATLKMKHLTTIGETDVAYGDPKIEVKIDKENKTLHVIDQGIGMTKEEVEKYINEVAFSGAEEFLEKYKDSAKDSGIIGHFGLGFYSAFMVANKVEIITKSYKDEPAAHWVCEGTTQFTLEEADKKERGTEIILHINEDDKEFLEENRIRELLVKYNKFMPIPIKFGTKEEELELPEDAPEDAKPETKTVDNIINNPNPAWTKQPTELEDKDYKDFYRELYPMQFEDPLFHIHLNVDYPFNLTGILYFPKMSQDMNIQRDKIQLYQNQVFVTDNVEGIVPEFLTMLRGVIDSPDIPLNVSRSYLQADGAVKKISSYITRKVADKLKSLFNNNREDFEKKWNDIKIVIEYGMLSEEKFFEKADKFALYPTVDDKYFTYDELQEKIKENQTDKDGNLVILYASNQDQQHSYIESAKEKGYEVLLLDSPIVSHLLQKLETSKENISFVRVDSDHVDNLIKKDEDKISKLSDEEKEKLKADFAKVVPEKYTVQLEAMDSNAAPLIITQPEFMRRMKEMQQTGGGGMFGMGNMPEMYNLVVNTNHQLISEILNTKTEKKQKRLIKQSLDLARLSQNLLKGEELTAFIKRSFEMVK; encoded by the coding sequence ATGGCAACCGGTAACATTAATGTATCTGTAGAGAATATCTTTCCTTTAATAAAGAAATTCTTATACAGTGACCACGAGATCTTTCTAAGGGAATTGATCTCCAACGCAACAGATGCGACCCTTAAGATGAAGCACCTCACCACTATAGGCGAGACAGATGTGGCTTATGGAGATCCAAAGATTGAGGTAAAGATCGACAAGGAAAATAAAACACTCCACGTTATAGACCAGGGAATTGGGATGACAAAAGAGGAAGTGGAGAAATATATTAACGAGGTAGCTTTCTCTGGTGCCGAGGAATTCCTTGAGAAATATAAAGACTCTGCCAAAGACAGTGGCATTATTGGACATTTTGGTCTGGGATTCTACTCTGCTTTCATGGTGGCCAATAAAGTTGAGATCATCACCAAATCTTACAAGGATGAACCGGCAGCTCACTGGGTATGTGAGGGAACCACTCAATTCACCCTTGAAGAAGCAGATAAGAAAGAAAGAGGTACAGAGATTATTCTTCATATCAATGAAGATGACAAAGAATTCCTGGAGGAAAACAGGATAAGGGAGTTACTTGTAAAATATAACAAGTTTATGCCTATCCCAATAAAATTTGGTACAAAGGAAGAGGAGCTGGAACTACCAGAGGACGCCCCTGAAGATGCAAAGCCTGAGACAAAAACGGTTGATAATATTATTAACAACCCAAACCCGGCCTGGACAAAACAACCTACTGAATTAGAGGATAAAGATTACAAGGACTTCTACCGTGAACTTTATCCAATGCAGTTTGAAGATCCCTTGTTCCACATACACCTTAATGTTGATTATCCTTTTAACCTTACCGGGATATTATATTTCCCTAAGATGAGCCAGGATATGAATATCCAGAGGGACAAGATACAGTTGTACCAGAACCAGGTATTTGTAACAGATAATGTAGAAGGGATAGTACCCGAATTCCTTACAATGCTGCGAGGCGTTATTGATTCCCCGGACATTCCACTTAACGTTTCCAGGTCATACCTGCAGGCAGATGGCGCGGTTAAGAAGATATCCAGCTACATCACAAGAAAAGTGGCTGATAAGCTGAAGTCTCTTTTCAATAATAATCGTGAGGATTTTGAGAAGAAATGGAATGATATAAAGATCGTCATTGAATATGGAATGCTTAGCGAAGAGAAATTCTTTGAAAAGGCCGATAAATTTGCCCTCTACCCTACTGTAGATGATAAATACTTCACCTATGATGAGTTACAGGAAAAGATAAAGGAGAACCAGACAGATAAGGATGGTAACCTGGTGATCCTGTATGCTTCCAACCAGGACCAGCAGCATAGCTATATAGAATCTGCAAAGGAGAAAGGCTACGAGGTATTATTACTCGATTCTCCTATAGTTTCCCACCTGCTTCAAAAACTGGAAACTTCCAAAGAAAATATCTCCTTTGTGAGAGTTGATAGTGATCACGTTGATAATCTCATCAAAAAAGATGAAGACAAGATCTCCAAACTTAGTGATGAAGAAAAGGAAAAACTAAAAGCCGATTTCGCTAAGGTGGTGCCAGAAAAGTATACTGTGCAACTGGAAGCAATGGACAGTAACGCTGCGCCATTAATAATCACTCAACCAGAGTTTATGCGCCGTATGAAGGAAATGCAGCAAACCGGTGGTGGAGGTATGTTTGGAATGGGTAATATGCCAGAGATGTACAACCTGGTGGTGAATACCAACCACCAATTAATATCTGAAATCCTTAATACCAAAACAGAAAAGAAACAGAAACGCCTTATCAAGCAGTCCCTTGATCTTGCGCGCCTCTCACAAAACCTGCTGAAAGGTGAAGAGCTTACAGCTTTCATCAAACGTAGCTTCGAAATGGTTAAATAG
- a CDS encoding DUF6503 family protein: MKYFLMFLCLLLISCNQSSKENPGTSNLNSYELSLTEAKAFVHSIEEAHNKEDWDKEEIVSFDIQLLMGGEERLKARIYTFTNSSKIRVDKKDGSSLIFDGKRVFQSPAAAPVNGARFDMFTWQYFFAFPFKLSDKGTNWELKEKETMKDISFPKAKLTFDATTGDAPDDWYILYKEPKSNLLYAAAYIVTLNTKKEIAEEEPHAIVYHDYELFKNIPIATRWTFHHWNDTEGIGEQIGEAKIENIEFPTLKRNFFEAPDDSREIELN; encoded by the coding sequence ATGAAGTACTTCTTAATGTTCCTTTGCCTATTATTGATATCCTGCAACCAGAGCTCAAAAGAAAATCCCGGAACTTCGAACCTCAATTCGTATGAACTTTCCTTGACAGAGGCTAAGGCTTTTGTTCATTCCATTGAGGAGGCACATAATAAAGAGGACTGGGATAAGGAAGAGATAGTTTCATTCGACATCCAATTACTTATGGGCGGTGAAGAAAGATTGAAAGCACGTATTTATACCTTTACCAACTCCTCAAAAATAAGGGTAGATAAAAAGGACGGCAGCAGCCTTATATTTGATGGTAAACGTGTTTTTCAATCTCCCGCTGCTGCACCGGTAAACGGCGCCCGGTTTGATATGTTTACCTGGCAGTATTTCTTTGCTTTTCCATTTAAACTAAGTGATAAGGGCACTAACTGGGAACTTAAGGAGAAGGAAACTATGAAGGATATTAGCTTTCCAAAAGCGAAGTTAACCTTTGATGCAACCACAGGTGATGCTCCAGATGACTGGTATATTTTGTACAAGGAACCAAAAAGCAATTTGCTATATGCCGCCGCTTACATTGTTACCTTAAATACAAAAAAAGAAATTGCAGAAGAGGAACCTCATGCAATAGTATACCACGATTACGAACTCTTTAAGAATATCCCAATTGCGACCCGCTGGACCTTTCATCACTGGAATGATACGGAGGGAATTGGAGAACAAATTGGAGAAGCCAAAATAGAAAACATTGAATTTCCCACGCTTAAAAGGAACTTTTTTGAGGCGCCCGATGATTCCCGTGAAATCGAGTTGAATTAA
- a CDS encoding S1/P1 nuclease: MKILALSFFLIAFNVTSFANDFDWGQNGHRATGQIAEDLLSPKAKKEIFKILQGKSLAMVSTYADEIKSDPRFREFGPWHYVNLPQGETRYNEETAAAGGDLLMAMRKCVEMLKDNNTSREDREFYLKMLVHFVGDLHQPLHAGRGEDKGGNDIQVRWFNEGSNLHRVWDSDMINSYQMSYTELADNQAYLSPKKRKELAQGNFEDWMYESKALALEIYASAEVGEKLGYRYMYDWFPVVREQLQKGGVRLAKVLNEIYK; the protein is encoded by the coding sequence ATGAAAATTTTAGCTTTAAGTTTTTTTCTGATCGCTTTTAATGTGACTTCCTTCGCAAATGATTTTGACTGGGGCCAAAATGGTCACAGGGCAACAGGTCAAATTGCTGAGGATCTTTTAAGTCCAAAGGCAAAGAAGGAGATATTCAAGATCCTGCAGGGTAAAAGCCTTGCGATGGTCTCTACTTACGCCGATGAAATAAAAAGCGACCCCCGCTTCAGGGAATTTGGCCCCTGGCATTATGTGAATCTGCCACAAGGAGAAACCCGATACAATGAAGAGACGGCGGCGGCGGGAGGAGATCTTCTTATGGCTATGAGAAAGTGTGTAGAGATGCTTAAAGACAACAACACCAGCAGGGAAGACCGGGAATTTTATCTTAAAATGCTGGTTCATTTCGTAGGAGACCTTCACCAGCCGCTTCACGCAGGCAGGGGAGAGGATAAAGGCGGTAATGATATACAGGTACGCTGGTTCAATGAAGGGTCCAATCTTCACCGGGTATGGGACAGTGATATGATCAATTCCTACCAAATGAGCTATACGGAGCTGGCCGACAATCAGGCTTATTTATCTCCTAAAAAACGAAAAGAACTGGCGCAGGGAAATTTTGAAGACTGGATGTATGAATCCAAAGCATTGGCTTTAGAAATATATGCATCGGCTGAGGTTGGTGAAAAACTTGGGTACAGGTACATGTATGATTGGTTTCCTGTTGTAAGGGAGCAACTTCAAAAGGGTGGGGTTCGCCTTGCAAAAGTTTTGAATGAGATCTATAAATAA
- a CDS encoding TetR family transcriptional regulator C-terminal domain-containing protein codes for MAKQKTTAKVKSTSEKMSADGIISLYMDYVLENEKEPKTIYKFSKDNGITEDEFYQHFGSFEGLKKDIWKRFFANSVGLLQRSPEFESFTTREKLLTFFYTFFENLTANRSYVLFILSREPEVTKNLEQLKGLRRQVIGFSKDLIRENNEEKSAKFLKQSETVFSEATWIQFLFLLKFWMDDNSARFESTDVAIEKSVNTVFDLFDNTPLERVVDFGKFLWKEKMG; via the coding sequence ATGGCGAAGCAAAAAACAACAGCGAAAGTGAAAAGTACATCAGAAAAAATGAGTGCAGATGGGATCATATCCCTCTATATGGATTATGTGCTTGAAAATGAAAAGGAGCCTAAGACTATATATAAGTTTAGCAAAGACAATGGAATTACCGAGGATGAATTCTACCAGCATTTTGGTAGTTTCGAAGGCTTAAAAAAGGATATATGGAAAAGGTTTTTTGCCAATTCTGTGGGCCTGCTACAAAGAAGCCCCGAATTTGAAAGTTTTACCACCCGTGAAAAGCTGCTCACCTTTTTTTATACTTTTTTCGAAAACCTTACGGCCAACAGGAGTTATGTGCTATTCATACTTTCAAGGGAGCCTGAGGTTACTAAAAACCTGGAACAATTAAAGGGTTTGAGAAGACAGGTAATTGGGTTTTCCAAAGATTTGATACGAGAGAATAATGAAGAGAAGTCGGCCAAATTCCTGAAGCAGTCTGAAACGGTGTTTTCTGAAGCTACCTGGATACAATTTCTATTTCTTCTTAAATTCTGGATGGATGATAATTCTGCAAGGTTTGAAAGCACAGATGTTGCGATCGAAAAATCTGTGAATACAGTTTTTGATCTTTTTGATAATACTCCTTTGGAAAGGGTAGTAGATTTTGGAAAGTTTTTATGGAAAGAAAAAATGGGGTAA
- a CDS encoding SPFH domain-containing protein gives MVSNEKIITSPANGYVMLFIIALLFLGSIAGFFLIKSPWLLLLFLFSIFLAAGLILVNPNESRVLLLFGEYIGTVKKNGLFWVNPFYTKKKISLRARNFDSERLKVNDKMGNPIMISTILVWRVQDTYRASFDVNNYENFVIVQTDAAVRKLASLYPYDNFADEGLDEDITLRSSVNEVSEALEMEITERLHIAGIEVLEARIGYLAYANEIASAMLKRQQATAIVAARHKIVEGAVSMVEMALEELGRKEIVILDDERRAAMVSNLMVVLCSDKDATPIVNAGTLNH, from the coding sequence ATGGTTTCCAACGAAAAAATTATTACCAGTCCCGCAAATGGTTATGTCATGTTATTTATAATTGCCCTTCTTTTCCTGGGAAGCATAGCCGGTTTTTTCCTGATCAAATCCCCCTGGCTGCTATTACTTTTCCTTTTTTCAATCTTCCTTGCAGCCGGTCTTATCCTGGTAAACCCCAATGAATCCCGAGTGCTTTTGCTATTTGGGGAGTACATTGGAACTGTAAAGAAAAACGGGCTCTTTTGGGTAAACCCATTTTACACTAAAAAGAAAATCTCCTTACGGGCCCGTAACTTTGACAGTGAGCGCCTCAAGGTGAATGATAAAATGGGTAATCCCATTATGATAAGCACCATTTTGGTATGGCGGGTACAGGATACTTACAGGGCCTCATTTGATGTAAATAATTATGAGAATTTTGTCATTGTCCAAACCGATGCGGCGGTAAGAAAGCTTGCAAGTCTATATCCATATGATAATTTTGCAGATGAAGGCCTGGATGAGGATATTACCTTAAGATCCAGTGTAAATGAAGTAAGTGAAGCCCTTGAAATGGAAATCACAGAGAGGCTGCATATTGCGGGCATAGAAGTTCTGGAAGCCAGAATAGGTTATTTGGCCTATGCAAATGAAATTGCCAGCGCAATGCTTAAGCGGCAACAGGCAACTGCTATAGTTGCTGCAAGACATAAGATCGTGGAGGGTGCGGTAAGTATGGTTGAAATGGCCCTGGAGGAACTGGGCCGTAAAGAGATCGTCATCCTGGATGATGAGCGCCGTGCGGCAATGGTAAGTAATCTTATGGTAGTGCTTTGCAGCGATAAAGATGCAACCCCCATAGTGAATGCAGGTACTTTGAACCATTAG
- a CDS encoding tetratricopeptide repeat-containing hybrid sensor histidine kinase/response regulator yields MKQNYLFLLFILTVPAQIFAQQETYKDVFLDSLSSMSGTSLGKYQYKDAIEIAMDLVEESKKRKNNYYHYVGHNILGSSYYDLNDTLRAKKHYEDALIAAEKTSNDTLLLGAYNNLGNIYSEDKNTTQIGIDYYNLVINLAAKLKNEEQILNPTVNIAWTYIDNKQYKRAWPYLEKSWQLYGNRKDPFIESQLSNLTGRYYLGVNNLDSAAVYFEKAVQMVEQDSLILQASYVYENYADFLYRSGKFKDAFLALERYNDYKSQIFRQERMQEIEAANIKFDVAEYQKNLEIARNEQVLKDEIIERSRETMLIMIISSIILIIILLALFKITVSRRKLISELSVKNKELVRAKEEAERLSILKTKFFSTISHELRTPLYGVIGLTSILLEDKSLSKHEEDLKSLKFSADYLLALINDVLQMNKMESNLVKLETVPLNVGDLMRSIVKSFEFTRLQNQNSIQLDIDDNIPNNLKGDPVRLSQVLMNLVGNAMKFTERGNIHIGAHLIEETETGAGILFRVKDDGLGIPESKHEVIFEEFSQLKSANYNYQGTGLGLPIVKKLLLLFDSEIHLESEEGKGSTFSFTINFPKDDKAVAPAISSNDIANQIDAGKDGAIGKTILIVDDNRINQVVTQRILEQQGFTCDISDNGALAVEKVRARHYDLILMDVNMPGISGLEATRQIRKFNALVPVVALTAVEIEEIREEILEAGMNDIIVKPYDTTVFYQVIYRNISSEVVPSPL; encoded by the coding sequence TTGAAACAGAACTACCTATTCCTGTTGTTCATTCTTACTGTTCCTGCGCAAATCTTTGCGCAGCAGGAGACTTATAAGGATGTTTTTCTGGATTCTCTTTCCAGTATGTCGGGAACCAGCCTGGGTAAATACCAATATAAGGATGCCATTGAAATAGCTATGGATCTTGTTGAGGAATCCAAAAAAAGGAAAAATAACTATTATCATTACGTTGGCCATAACATCCTTGGCTCCAGTTATTATGATCTTAATGATACATTGAGGGCCAAAAAACATTATGAAGATGCCCTCATTGCTGCTGAAAAAACAAGTAATGACACTCTTCTTTTAGGAGCCTACAATAACCTTGGCAATATATATTCTGAAGATAAGAATACTACCCAGATAGGAATTGATTATTACAACCTTGTTATTAACCTGGCTGCGAAGTTGAAGAATGAGGAGCAAATTCTTAATCCAACTGTCAACATTGCCTGGACCTATATTGATAATAAGCAATATAAAAGAGCCTGGCCATATTTGGAAAAATCCTGGCAGTTATATGGTAATAGAAAAGACCCTTTTATTGAATCCCAGCTAAGCAATTTAACAGGCCGGTATTACCTGGGGGTTAATAATCTTGACAGCGCAGCGGTTTATTTCGAGAAAGCTGTGCAAATGGTTGAGCAGGACTCTCTAATCCTGCAAGCTTCATATGTGTATGAGAATTATGCCGATTTCCTCTATAGAAGTGGAAAATTCAAGGATGCCTTTTTGGCCCTTGAAAGATATAATGATTATAAATCACAGATTTTCAGGCAGGAGAGGATGCAGGAAATTGAGGCGGCCAATATAAAATTTGACGTGGCCGAGTATCAAAAGAACCTCGAGATCGCCCGCAACGAGCAGGTATTAAAGGATGAGATAATAGAACGATCCAGGGAAACTATGTTGATCATGATCATTTCCTCGATCATATTAATAATAATCCTCCTGGCGCTTTTCAAGATTACGGTGTCGAGAAGGAAGCTAATATCTGAACTTAGTGTTAAGAACAAGGAACTTGTAAGGGCGAAGGAAGAGGCAGAGAGATTGTCGATTTTAAAGACCAAATTCTTCTCTACCATTAGCCATGAACTGCGTACTCCTTTATATGGGGTTATTGGATTGACATCTATACTTCTTGAAGATAAATCCCTCTCAAAACACGAGGAGGATCTAAAATCCCTGAAATTCTCTGCAGACTATCTTCTGGCCCTTATCAACGATGTGCTTCAAATGAACAAGATGGAGTCAAATTTGGTAAAGCTTGAAACCGTACCGCTCAATGTTGGTGATCTTATGCGCAGCATTGTCAAGTCTTTCGAATTTACAAGATTGCAGAATCAAAATTCCATTCAGTTGGATATTGATGATAATATCCCGAATAACCTAAAGGGAGATCCTGTGCGATTATCGCAGGTATTGATGAACCTGGTTGGGAACGCCATGAAATTTACCGAACGGGGAAACATCCATATTGGTGCTCATCTTATTGAGGAAACTGAAACAGGTGCGGGTATTTTATTCCGGGTGAAAGATGACGGTCTTGGTATTCCTGAAAGTAAACATGAGGTTATCTTTGAGGAATTTTCACAACTAAAATCTGCCAACTATAATTACCAGGGCACTGGATTGGGACTGCCCATTGTAAAGAAACTACTTTTGCTTTTTGATTCAGAGATCCACCTGGAGAGTGAAGAAGGTAAGGGGTCCACTTTTAGTTTCACTATTAACTTTCCAAAGGATGATAAGGCGGTTGCTCCCGCTATTTCTTCAAATGATATTGCAAACCAAATAGATGCAGGTAAGGACGGTGCCATAGGTAAGACCATCCTTATCGTAGATGATAACAGGATAAATCAGGTCGTTACCCAGCGCATCCTGGAACAACAGGGATTTACCTGTGATATTAGCGATAATGGCGCGCTTGCTGTGGAGAAGGTAAGGGCCCGGCATTATGATCTTATTCTTATGGATGTTAATATGCCCGGAATTTCCGGTCTGGAAGCCACGAGGCAAATAAGAAAATTCAATGCCCTGGTACCTGTTGTGGCATTAACTGCAGTGGAGATCGAAGAAATAAGGGAAGAAATACTTGAGGCGGGAATGAATGACATTATTGTAAAACCTTATGACACAACGGTATTCTATCAGGTCATTTACAGGAATATTTCTTCTGAGGTTGTGCCTTCACCCCTTTAA
- a CDS encoding alpha-ketoglutarate-dependent dioxygenase AlkB family protein gives MKETHFRKIKLRDADIIYLQDFLSGLEANAYFTQLMEELKWEQHYIKLFGKTHAQPRLTALYAENDSSYTYSGLTLQPHKFHPLLKNLTEKLKEITPSPFTHCLANLYRDGNDSMGLHSDDEKELGQNPVIASISLGATRKFRLKHKEFKDQKQDLLLEHGSLLLMQGTTQHYWKHELPRTKKEVGPRINLTFRNIIK, from the coding sequence ATGAAAGAAACACATTTCAGAAAAATTAAATTAAGGGATGCAGATATCATTTACCTTCAGGACTTTTTATCTGGACTGGAAGCCAACGCTTATTTTACCCAGTTAATGGAAGAACTAAAATGGGAACAGCATTATATCAAGCTCTTCGGAAAGACTCACGCACAACCCAGACTCACTGCTTTATACGCTGAAAATGACAGTTCCTATACCTATTCAGGGTTAACTCTTCAACCCCATAAATTTCACCCGTTGCTCAAAAACTTAACAGAAAAGCTTAAAGAGATTACCCCTTCACCTTTCACCCACTGCCTGGCAAATCTATACAGGGATGGGAATGACAGTATGGGTTTGCACAGCGATGATGAAAAGGAACTGGGGCAAAATCCCGTTATAGCTTCCATAAGCCTTGGAGCGACAAGGAAATTCAGGTTAAAACACAAAGAGTTTAAAGATCAAAAACAAGATCTACTCCTTGAGCATGGCAGCCTGTTATTAATGCAGGGAACAACCCAACATTACTGGAAACATGAACTACCCCGCACCAAAAAAGAGGTAGGGCCCAGGATCAACCTTACCTTCAGAAATATTATTAAGTAA